A window from bacterium encodes these proteins:
- a CDS encoding pyruvoyl-dependent arginine decarboxylase, translating into MWKISTKIVKTMNMTQTAIGDKYGLWTTVIAAAVLIP; encoded by the coding sequence TTGTGGAAAATATCCACCAAGATCGTAAAAACCATGAATATGACGCAAACCGCCATTGGCGATAAGTACGGGCTCTGGACCACGGTCATCGCCGCGGCGGTATTGATACCGTAA